A window from Sordaria macrospora chromosome 2, complete sequence encodes these proteins:
- a CDS encoding mitochondrial 37S ribosomal protein uS13m, giving the protein MRAPPRSVACPASLHARVPYRELRLLGESRLLRDSRTELCPLRQGNLSSANKMVFILGVNFNEQKLVQKALESFYGLGQQASARILAKYSIHPRAKMGTLPPKIVTALTAELSTMTIENDARRLVLDNIKRLRDMGTYRGRRHAMGLPVRGQQTRNQIANARKLNKIERHG; this is encoded by the exons ATGCGGGCTCCCCCACGCTCCGTCGCCTGCCCGGCAAGCCTGCACGCCCGGGTTCCATATCGCGAGTTGCGGTTGCTTGGAGAGTCGAGACTCCTCCGCGATTCCAGAACCGAGTTATGCCCATTGCGACAAGGTAACTTATCGTCGGCTAACAAGATG GTGTTCATCCTGGGAGTCAACTTCAATGAGCAGAAGCTCGTCCAG AAAGCTCTCGAGAGCTTCTACGGCCTAGGCCAGCAGGCCTCCGCCCGCATTCTGGCCAAATACTCAATCCATCCGCGCGCCAAGATGGGCACCCTCCCGCCCAAGATCGTCACCGCGCTGACGGCCGAACTGTCGACCATGACCATCGAGAACGACGCCAGGAGGCTGGTGCTGGACAACATCAAGCGCCTTCGTGATATGGGTACCTACCGCGGTCGTCGTCATGCCATGGGTCTGCCCGTGCGCGGTCAACAGACGAGGAACCAGATCGCCAACGCGAGGAAGCTCAACAAGATCGAGCGCCACGGTTGA